From Echinicola soli, a single genomic window includes:
- a CDS encoding efflux RND transporter permease subunit, translated as MHKLVQEIVAFSLRNTVLVFFAILLLVVGGIVAYTKTPIEAFPDVTNTRARIITQWPGRSAEEVEKFITLPISKVMNTVPKKTSVRSISLFGLSVVTIGFDDADDFYAQQYVANKLQGVDLPDGADAEIEPPSGATGEIYRYVLRSNRPIKDITAIHDWVVERELLAVPGIADIVSFGGEEKIYEIKINPTELANYDLSPLDVFEAVGNSNVNVGGDVVERGDQAYVVRGIGLLDHIEDIGNIIIEENEGTPVLVKHVATVEISAKPRLGQVGLQDEDDLVQGIVIMLRGENPNEVIGRLKERITELNSRILPKDVKIEPFVDRTELVDVTVNTVTKNLVEGIVLVSLVVFIFLNNWRMTVIVASVIPLAFLFAIIMLRILGMPANLISMGSLDFGLLLEGTLVISETVFVSLERKAHQLGMDRFNKISKSGIIKRSAGSVASYIFFALIILIVALMPIFSFQKVEGKMFTPLAYTLGFALLGSLILSLTYVPAMCKVMLTKDIVEKDNKITRACRDGLYRLYEWSSKNKWATVTAFIGLLVASAIGFSMHGSEFLPKLNEGAIYARATLPNSVSLTESVRLTKEMKEKVREFDEVKFVLTQTGRPNDGTDPTGFFNIEFHIQLYPEDDWERKVSKEQLISEIRGKLTEYPGVVLGFSQPIQDNVEEYVAGVKSSLVVKIFGHDLFELEDYAHQVAKSLENVEGIEDLNVYKNIGLPELRIQLHDHKMARYGVNVADAQAVVAMAIGGQAATNFYEGERIFDVRLRYEENYRDNEEKIKEILIPAMDGGKVPLKEIATVDFHTGPAFIYREDNSRYIGIGFSIEGRDLGSTIDEAKQKVADSVDFPDHLTTVWAGEFESKERATKQLAMIVPVSILLIMFLLYMNFQGNIKDTLISFLTIPFAFIGGYLSLWLTGTTFGISAGIGFIILFGVATIDGIVLIGNIKQQLMERVSLKKAISNGVYSRIRPILMIALMGAMGLLPAALSTGMGSEVQKPLAIMIVGGLIVCMLLSLTVLPQVYYLAYRKDAQFNRQNRRN; from the coding sequence ATGCATAAACTGGTCCAAGAAATAGTAGCCTTTTCCTTGAGAAATACCGTGTTGGTTTTCTTTGCCATCCTCCTATTGGTGGTTGGAGGGATTGTGGCCTACACCAAAACGCCCATTGAGGCATTTCCTGACGTTACCAATACACGTGCACGCATCATTACCCAATGGCCAGGAAGAAGTGCAGAAGAAGTGGAGAAGTTCATTACCCTTCCTATATCCAAGGTGATGAATACGGTGCCTAAAAAGACTTCGGTCAGGTCCATTTCCTTGTTTGGACTTTCTGTGGTCACCATAGGGTTTGATGATGCCGATGACTTTTATGCCCAGCAATATGTTGCCAATAAACTACAAGGAGTGGATCTTCCTGACGGGGCGGACGCTGAAATAGAGCCTCCATCCGGGGCAACAGGTGAAATCTACCGTTATGTATTGCGAAGCAATCGGCCCATTAAGGATATAACGGCCATCCATGACTGGGTGGTAGAAAGAGAACTACTTGCCGTGCCGGGAATCGCTGATATTGTAAGTTTCGGTGGGGAAGAAAAAATCTATGAAATCAAGATCAATCCTACCGAACTGGCCAATTACGACCTTTCTCCTTTGGATGTCTTTGAGGCAGTAGGCAATAGTAATGTCAACGTGGGAGGTGACGTGGTGGAACGCGGTGACCAAGCCTATGTGGTAAGAGGAATCGGCCTTTTGGATCATATTGAGGATATCGGCAATATCATCATTGAGGAAAATGAGGGTACACCGGTACTGGTCAAACATGTCGCCACAGTAGAAATATCGGCAAAACCCCGACTTGGCCAGGTAGGCCTGCAGGATGAGGATGATTTGGTACAGGGGATTGTGATCATGCTCAGAGGAGAAAACCCCAATGAGGTGATCGGAAGGTTAAAGGAAAGAATCACGGAATTAAATTCCAGGATCCTTCCCAAGGATGTAAAAATAGAGCCCTTTGTGGACCGTACCGAACTAGTGGATGTCACGGTAAACACCGTAACCAAAAACCTAGTGGAGGGAATTGTTCTGGTGTCCTTGGTGGTATTCATTTTCCTAAACAATTGGCGGATGACGGTCATTGTAGCAAGTGTCATTCCTTTGGCTTTTCTATTTGCGATTATCATGCTAAGGATCCTTGGAATGCCTGCCAATTTGATATCCATGGGATCCCTTGATTTTGGATTGTTGTTGGAGGGGACTTTGGTGATTTCCGAAACCGTGTTTGTCAGTTTGGAGCGGAAAGCCCATCAACTTGGTATGGACAGGTTCAATAAAATCTCCAAATCAGGGATCATCAAAAGGAGTGCGGGCAGTGTGGCATCGTATATCTTCTTTGCCCTGATCATTTTGATCGTGGCATTGATGCCTATTTTCTCCTTTCAAAAGGTAGAAGGAAAAATGTTTACTCCACTTGCCTATACGTTGGGGTTTGCATTATTGGGATCATTGATCCTGAGCCTTACCTACGTACCTGCCATGTGTAAGGTGATGCTGACCAAGGATATTGTGGAGAAAGATAACAAGATAACCAGGGCTTGCCGAGACGGGCTATACCGGTTATATGAATGGAGTTCGAAAAACAAATGGGCAACCGTTACGGCTTTTATAGGCTTACTGGTGGCGAGTGCTATCGGATTTTCCATGCATGGATCGGAATTCCTCCCAAAATTAAACGAAGGGGCCATATATGCCAGGGCTACGCTGCCCAATAGTGTGAGCCTCACCGAATCGGTACGGCTTACCAAAGAAATGAAGGAAAAGGTCAGGGAGTTTGATGAGGTGAAGTTTGTGCTTACCCAGACGGGCAGACCTAACGATGGTACCGATCCCACGGGATTTTTCAATATAGAATTCCATATCCAGTTATATCCAGAAGATGATTGGGAAAGGAAAGTTTCCAAGGAACAGCTGATCAGTGAAATTCGTGGTAAGCTTACTGAATATCCAGGAGTGGTATTGGGCTTTAGCCAGCCGATTCAGGACAATGTCGAGGAATATGTAGCTGGGGTGAAAAGCTCATTGGTCGTCAAGATCTTTGGTCATGACCTGTTTGAGCTGGAAGATTATGCCCATCAAGTGGCCAAATCCCTGGAGAATGTAGAGGGGATTGAGGACCTGAATGTCTATAAGAATATCGGGCTGCCCGAATTGAGGATCCAACTCCATGACCATAAAATGGCCAGGTATGGGGTCAATGTGGCAGATGCCCAGGCGGTGGTGGCCATGGCAATCGGAGGACAGGCTGCTACCAATTTTTATGAAGGGGAGCGGATCTTTGATGTTCGGCTGCGATATGAGGAGAATTACCGGGACAATGAGGAAAAGATAAAGGAAATCCTGATCCCAGCAATGGATGGGGGCAAGGTTCCGCTCAAGGAAATTGCCACCGTGGACTTTCATACCGGACCGGCATTTATCTATCGTGAGGACAATAGCAGGTACATTGGCATAGGATTCAGTATAGAGGGCAGGGATCTAGGCAGTACCATTGATGAAGCCAAGCAAAAGGTAGCCGACTCCGTGGATTTTCCGGATCATCTTACTACGGTATGGGCGGGGGAATTTGAAAGCAAGGAACGCGCGACCAAGCAGTTGGCCATGATTGTCCCTGTATCCATCCTTTTGATCATGTTCTTACTGTACATGAATTTTCAAGGAAATATCAAGGATACACTGATTTCCTTCTTGACCATCCCATTTGCCTTTATTGGAGGATACCTGTCACTTTGGTTGACCGGGACTACTTTTGGGATTTCGGCTGGTATTGGTTTTATCATTTTGTTTGGAGTGGCGACTATTGATGGGATCGTCCTCATTGGGAATATCAAACAACAACTCATGGAACGTGTTTCTTTGAAAAAGGCCATATCAAATGGAGTCTATTCCAGGATCAGGCCTATTTTGATGATTGCTTTGATGGGAGCCATGGGACTGTTGCCTGCAGCACTTTCTACCGGAATGGGATCGGAAGTACAAAAACCCCTGGCCATCATGATTGTGGGAGGACTGATTGTATGCATGCTGCTTTCCCTGACCGTTCTTCCGCAAGTATATTACTTGGCCTACAGGAAAGACGCCCAATTTAATCGCCAAAATAGACGTAATTGA
- a CDS encoding bile acid:sodium symporter family protein, which translates to MNSVLGRLRKVGLNGFFMTLILVILLAYLSPAIGADHSGMPWNELIIIGNALIFFFYGIKLDPHQLKVAVGNWRLHTVVQLTTFLVFPILVWLLFVFAGKPGGEIGLGVMFLAALPSTVSSSVVMVNIARGNVPAAIFNASFSSLLGIFITPLWMNLFMDNGGSGVLFDFMPTITKLSIQILLPFILGLLLHAKLKKWAGKFAEPLKRFDQGVILMIVFTSFANAFFDHMFEGMSNSYLGMLGVSMATLFVLVVLVMNLLASKWDMPMQDRITLIFCGSKKSLVHGAIIGSVLFPDPAVLGAVLLPVMVYHALQLLMGSALAGYFQERGGYTQKGIN; encoded by the coding sequence ATGAACAGTGTGCTTGGACGATTGAGAAAAGTAGGGTTAAACGGTTTTTTTATGACCCTGATTTTGGTAATTCTGTTGGCCTATTTAAGTCCGGCAATTGGCGCCGATCACAGTGGCATGCCCTGGAACGAACTGATCATCATTGGAAATGCCCTGATCTTTTTCTTCTATGGTATAAAGCTTGATCCGCACCAATTAAAGGTGGCGGTAGGCAACTGGAGATTGCATACTGTTGTACAATTGACCACTTTTCTGGTCTTCCCCATACTCGTTTGGTTGTTGTTTGTTTTCGCAGGGAAGCCAGGAGGAGAGATAGGGTTGGGGGTGATGTTCCTTGCAGCATTGCCTTCCACCGTGTCCTCCTCGGTGGTCATGGTAAATATAGCAAGGGGAAATGTGCCGGCAGCCATATTCAATGCCAGCTTTTCGAGTTTATTGGGGATATTTATCACTCCATTATGGATGAATTTATTTATGGACAATGGAGGAAGTGGAGTCCTTTTTGACTTTATGCCCACCATTACCAAATTGTCCATACAGATATTATTACCTTTTATATTGGGACTTTTGTTACATGCCAAATTAAAGAAATGGGCTGGGAAATTTGCAGAACCGCTAAAGCGATTTGATCAGGGAGTGATTTTGATGATTGTGTTCACTTCTTTTGCCAATGCTTTTTTTGACCATATGTTTGAAGGAATGTCCAATAGTTACCTGGGGATGTTGGGAGTGAGTATGGCTACATTGTTTGTATTGGTGGTCTTGGTCATGAACCTGTTGGCGAGTAAGTGGGACATGCCCATGCAGGATAGGATCACACTAATCTTCTGTGGATCAAAAAAGTCATTGGTACATGGTGCTATCATTGGTAGTGTACTCTTCCCAGATCCAGCCGTTCTGGGAGCCGTATTGCTGCCTGTGATGGTTTACCATGCTCTTCAGTTGCTAATGGGGAGTGCACTGGCAGGGTACTTCCAAGAGCGCGGGGGATATACCCAAAAGGGGATAAATTAG
- a CDS encoding serine hydrolase domain-containing protein: MKHTCKILMLCMLAISNSIWSSAQQTVFPEHFNQTPDLSTMGVDPAQVERVDSLLMAFVAQKNLNCVAAYVAKGGDVVYRRAFGMKDIEHQVPATIDDYYVLFSQTKAITTVAFMTLVEKGLVHVDDPVSKYFPEIPNEVVTKVHEDGTYETRPVKSPMTFAHLMSHSSGLNAGLVREIRRSEGQKGGTPPGFGGRSIDHVPNGQHSFGGDYQSKFLEDEMLALAKYPLGFDPGSEWSYHISTNMLGYMVERIAGKPLREYVKETILDPLGMDQTDWYYPKDRLARFVKPYSDVDGKLESGSTIYAEGAVSSEQTYCEGAIGLNGPIEDYAKFCQMLLNKGELNGHRILAPETIELMTTKNQLPTENAGGEGFQFGLGFELHNDKKKPVPAVSNSAFAWGGMLGTAYIIDPENDLIALFYMNMYKADPLYPLFLEKAYELFD, encoded by the coding sequence ATGAAACATACTTGTAAAATTTTAATGTTATGTATGTTGGCCATATCCAATAGTATTTGGTCGAGTGCACAACAAACAGTCTTTCCCGAGCATTTTAACCAAACTCCTGATTTGTCTACAATGGGGGTAGATCCAGCGCAGGTTGAGCGGGTTGACAGCTTGTTAATGGCCTTTGTAGCACAAAAAAACCTGAACTGTGTGGCTGCATATGTAGCAAAGGGTGGGGATGTGGTTTATAGAAGGGCTTTTGGAATGAAGGATATCGAACATCAAGTCCCCGCCACCATCGATGATTACTATGTGCTGTTTTCACAAACCAAAGCTATCACCACGGTAGCTTTTATGACCTTGGTAGAAAAAGGCTTGGTCCACGTAGATGATCCTGTATCCAAGTATTTTCCGGAAATCCCCAACGAAGTGGTCACCAAAGTGCATGAAGACGGAACCTATGAAACCAGACCAGTAAAAAGCCCTATGACATTTGCCCACCTGATGTCCCATTCATCAGGTTTAAACGCCGGACTGGTGAGGGAAATCCGCCGAAGTGAAGGCCAGAAAGGAGGAACCCCTCCCGGTTTTGGAGGAAGGAGTATCGATCATGTGCCAAATGGACAGCACAGTTTTGGAGGAGACTATCAGTCTAAATTCCTAGAGGATGAGATGCTTGCATTGGCAAAGTATCCGTTGGGCTTTGATCCGGGGTCGGAATGGAGCTATCATATCAGTACCAATATGTTAGGATATATGGTAGAGCGGATTGCTGGAAAACCATTACGGGAGTATGTGAAAGAGACCATATTGGATCCTTTGGGAATGGATCAGACAGACTGGTATTACCCCAAGGATAGGCTGGCCCGCTTTGTCAAACCCTATAGCGACGTGGACGGGAAGCTAGAGTCCGGATCCACGATATATGCGGAAGGGGCGGTGAGCAGTGAACAGACCTATTGTGAAGGAGCCATTGGCCTGAACGGGCCTATTGAGGATTATGCTAAATTTTGTCAGATGCTGTTGAACAAAGGGGAACTCAATGGCCACCGGATTCTAGCGCCCGAAACGATCGAGCTGATGACTACCAAAAACCAGCTTCCAACCGAAAATGCAGGAGGTGAGGGATTTCAGTTTGGCCTTGGTTTCGAACTCCATAATGATAAGAAAAAACCTGTTCCAGCAGTTTCCAACTCAGCATTTGCTTGGGGAGGAATGCTTGGGACTGCCTATATTATAGATCCGGAAAATGACCTAATAGCCTTGTTTTATATGAACATGTACAAAGCAGATCCCTTGTACCCATTGTTTTTGGAAAAGGCCTACGAGCTGTTCGACTAA
- a CDS encoding poly(ethylene terephthalate) hydrolase family protein encodes MMRIFKNTQPNSDNRRRITYWLLAVVLCHLLLFNPVMAQQKSRIIEDGGTGQYPAIMEADPSLPTHTVFRPEDLSAFGEGNKLPIIAWGNGACANSPWEHVNFLSEVASHGFLVVAIGPMPAEGEKKKGKSYSSQLIDAIDWAIGQNGDGGSRFFAKVDTANIAVSGMSCGGLQTLEAAPDPRVTSVVVCNSGILPNPGDGMPGMPQIRKDQLSKLHTPTLYLLGGESDIAYNNGMDDFKRIGHVPVFVGNMDVGHAGTYAQPHGGEFARVATAWYQWQLKGDQEAGKLFKGNPSVLSRSMKWKVQKKNMP; translated from the coding sequence ATGATGAGAATTTTTAAAAATACCCAACCAAATTCCGACAACAGGAGACGTATCACCTATTGGCTGTTAGCTGTCGTTTTGTGTCATTTACTGCTTTTCAATCCGGTAATGGCACAGCAAAAATCCAGGATCATCGAGGATGGTGGGACCGGCCAATATCCTGCCATCATGGAAGCGGATCCATCTTTGCCTACCCACACGGTGTTTAGGCCAGAGGATTTAAGTGCTTTTGGTGAAGGGAATAAATTACCCATCATCGCTTGGGGCAATGGTGCCTGTGCCAACTCACCTTGGGAGCACGTGAATTTTCTGAGTGAAGTGGCTTCTCATGGCTTTTTGGTCGTCGCCATTGGGCCAATGCCTGCAGAAGGAGAAAAAAAGAAAGGTAAATCGTATTCTTCCCAGTTGATTGATGCCATTGATTGGGCCATCGGACAAAATGGTGATGGGGGCAGTAGATTTTTTGCCAAAGTAGATACCGCCAATATTGCGGTAAGCGGGATGTCCTGCGGTGGTTTACAGACCTTGGAAGCTGCTCCTGATCCAAGAGTGACTAGCGTTGTGGTCTGCAACAGTGGTATATTGCCCAATCCCGGTGACGGAATGCCTGGCATGCCACAGATTAGAAAAGATCAATTGAGCAAGCTTCATACACCAACCTTGTATTTGCTGGGTGGCGAAAGTGATATCGCCTATAATAATGGTATGGACGATTTCAAGCGTATTGGCCATGTACCGGTGTTCGTAGGAAATATGGATGTGGGACATGCAGGAACCTATGCTCAGCCCCACGGAGGGGAATTTGCCAGGGTAGCCACTGCTTGGTACCAATGGCAGTTGAAAGGAGATCAGGAGGCCGGAAAGCTTTTCAAGGGCAATCCAAGCGTTCTTTCCCGATCCATGAAATGGAAAGTGCAAAAAAAGAACATGCCATGA
- a CDS encoding glycoside hydrolase family 53 protein — translation MNQNNLTLLNLFAVIVLAVSCFSCQKEIDYRIGADISFLPQMEAKGTTYLNEDGEKEDAIALLAKHHFNTVRLRLFVDPTAENGYSKEGFCGLEQTLKMAKRIKKAGMEFVLDFHYSDYWADPDKQFKPSAWNGASGDVLQDSLYRYTLKVLNTFKEEGVAPDVIQIGNEINHGMVWPEGKVMDDATDQDWESLMELYKSGQTAVREVLPNSKIMVHLALGGQNKLCHEFLDKMKEYGAVYDIIGLSYYEQWHGTYNDLKANLYDLANAYKKPIAVCEYGASLDNVKRINDIVRSVPNGLGYGTMAWEPLRALFDKEGKPANDLFAVYDNMYEQYADPERQPVVDQPHIRTVKAARPIIGADISFVPQMESRGVSYSDQGEEKEVVEILKDHRFNWIRLRLFVDPTSENGYSKEGYCGLEKTLEMAKRVKASGMKFLLDFHYSDTWADPGKQFMPASWAELEGAALERRIYNYTQEVVKRFIDEDVAPEMVQIGNEIHNGMLWPVGKIEGDQAESFCVLLRCASAAVRSVDPDIDVMVHIAKAHDLKNSIKFFDKIINRDVVFDIIGQSYYPEWHGELDNMEANLTELANRYEKPIVVVEYKEYKKEVNEIVKNLPNGLGLGTFIWEATSPGWGDLFDRSGAANENIEIYPAFYEDYH, via the coding sequence ATGAACCAAAATAACTTAACACTGCTCAATTTATTCGCGGTGATAGTTTTGGCAGTCTCCTGTTTTAGCTGTCAAAAGGAAATTGATTACCGCATCGGGGCGGACATTTCATTTTTGCCCCAAATGGAAGCAAAGGGAACGACCTACTTGAATGAAGATGGAGAAAAAGAGGATGCCATTGCGCTATTGGCGAAGCACCATTTCAATACTGTTCGTTTGCGCTTATTCGTAGATCCGACAGCTGAAAACGGGTATTCTAAAGAAGGGTTTTGTGGCCTTGAGCAAACACTTAAAATGGCCAAACGCATAAAAAAGGCAGGAATGGAATTCGTCTTGGATTTTCACTACAGTGACTATTGGGCAGATCCTGACAAACAATTTAAACCCTCCGCGTGGAATGGAGCTTCAGGAGATGTCCTGCAAGACAGTTTATACCGCTACACCCTAAAGGTGCTGAATACCTTTAAAGAGGAAGGAGTAGCCCCTGATGTCATCCAGATAGGAAATGAGATCAACCATGGTATGGTGTGGCCGGAAGGGAAGGTAATGGATGATGCTACCGATCAAGACTGGGAATCGCTGATGGAGCTCTACAAGTCCGGTCAAACAGCTGTACGGGAAGTTCTTCCCAATTCCAAGATCATGGTCCATCTGGCACTAGGTGGCCAGAACAAATTGTGCCATGAATTTCTGGATAAAATGAAGGAATATGGTGCCGTTTATGATATCATTGGGCTTTCCTATTATGAACAGTGGCATGGAACCTACAATGACCTCAAGGCCAATCTGTATGATCTGGCAAATGCCTATAAAAAGCCCATCGCTGTCTGTGAATATGGTGCCAGCTTGGACAATGTGAAGCGCATCAATGACATCGTTCGCTCCGTTCCTAATGGTTTGGGATATGGTACCATGGCTTGGGAACCTCTTCGTGCTCTTTTTGATAAAGAAGGCAAACCTGCCAATGACCTATTTGCAGTATATGACAATATGTACGAGCAATATGCTGATCCAGAGCGCCAGCCTGTGGTAGACCAGCCTCATATAAGAACTGTTAAGGCAGCAAGGCCAATTATCGGTGCTGATATTTCCTTTGTCCCTCAAATGGAATCACGCGGGGTAAGTTATTCGGATCAGGGTGAGGAAAAGGAAGTAGTGGAGATATTGAAAGACCATCGGTTCAATTGGATCAGGCTACGTCTTTTTGTAGACCCAACTTCAGAAAATGGTTATTCAAAGGAAGGGTATTGTGGGCTGGAAAAGACCTTGGAAATGGCCAAAAGAGTCAAAGCATCAGGGATGAAGTTCCTGCTTGATTTTCACTATAGCGACACGTGGGCAGATCCAGGAAAACAGTTCATGCCAGCATCGTGGGCGGAGTTGGAAGGTGCTGCATTGGAAAGAAGAATTTACAACTATACCCAAGAGGTCGTAAAGCGATTTATTGACGAAGATGTGGCACCAGAAATGGTACAAATCGGAAATGAAATCCACAATGGAATGCTATGGCCAGTAGGGAAAATAGAAGGTGATCAAGCCGAATCTTTTTGTGTATTGCTAAGGTGCGCCAGTGCAGCGGTACGTTCTGTGGATCCTGATATCGACGTCATGGTGCATATTGCCAAGGCCCATGATTTGAAGAATTCCATTAAGTTTTTTGATAAGATCATCAACAGGGACGTTGTTTTTGATATCATCGGCCAGTCGTATTATCCAGAATGGCATGGTGAGCTCGATAATATGGAAGCAAACCTGACCGAATTGGCCAACCGGTACGAAAAGCCGATCGTTGTTGTCGAGTACAAAGAATACAAAAAGGAAGTCAATGAGATCGTGAAAAACCTTCCCAATGGCCTGGGACTCGGCACCTTTATTTGGGAAGCCACTTCACCAGGTTGGGGAGACCTCTTTGACAGAAGCGGTGCAGCCAATGAAAATATTGAGATTTATCCAGCGTTTTATGAGGATTACCACTGA
- a CDS encoding RNA polymerase sigma factor, protein MTKLNPVESNYSRRETSLPKWKLKDATTDDEAKIWADFVDGSDHALKQLYNNYVDKLYNYGTQLTHDREMVKDVVHDLFIYLVQKRDKIKSPQSIKFYLFSSFRRRLYKTLERNNKIAYQESYDRQDGFKLKVDPEMKSIRTNFTMDTKIMLENASKKLPVKQREVIMLHFFEGMSIKEIAEILGYSNPESARNLLYRSLKGLSAMLNKHHEDLLISSMLLSGEFFIS, encoded by the coding sequence ATGACCAAATTGAATCCAGTAGAATCAAACTACTCTCGGAGGGAGACGTCACTGCCTAAGTGGAAATTGAAGGATGCTACCACCGACGATGAAGCAAAAATATGGGCTGATTTTGTTGATGGGAGCGATCACGCATTAAAACAATTGTACAATAATTATGTGGACAAATTGTACAATTATGGAACTCAGCTGACCCATGATAGGGAAATGGTAAAAGATGTCGTCCACGACCTATTTATTTATCTTGTACAGAAACGTGACAAGATAAAGTCACCTCAATCCATCAAATTTTATTTGTTTTCCAGTTTCAGAAGAAGGCTATACAAGACTTTGGAGAGAAACAATAAGATTGCTTACCAAGAAAGTTATGATCGGCAGGATGGTTTCAAGTTGAAGGTGGACCCTGAAATGAAATCCATCCGTACCAATTTTACGATGGACACGAAAATCATGTTGGAAAATGCTTCCAAGAAACTACCTGTAAAACAGCGCGAAGTCATTATGCTTCATTTTTTTGAGGGGATGTCCATTAAGGAAATTGCGGAAATATTGGGGTATTCCAACCCAGAATCTGCCAGGAATTTGTTGTACAGGTCATTGAAGGGATTATCGGCTATGTTAAACAAACACCATGAGGACCTATTGATCAGTTCAATGCTATTATCAGGTGAATTTTTTATCAGTTGA
- a CDS encoding FecR family protein gives MKGFYPNTIEDFLKFPAFIEWVNDPTMESNEQWEKWCQKYPDKVHLLQHAKDLLHSMQLEETNSMELRERDKLLDTLLVENSAYKKKRIRDHRDRLRKNTTYWIRGVAASLLLIGVLVLGKVLVLDEKGIDQQKITWTEKAVPRGMKKMIYLPDGTKVTLNSGSVLSYASNFENNRSVKLKGQAFFEVQRDKDHPFRIKSGEITTTVLGTSFDVKAYDDEQELHVAVMSGKVEVESERGLVSYLEKGEVSYYRPDLPAMRKSGFDYEELIGWKHKIIKFNQASYQQVFSTLSKWYDVDFKVDPALKIHGKYTAKFQNQSLPNVLIGLEHSSNLDFRIKGKTVLVSSK, from the coding sequence ATGAAAGGGTTTTATCCAAATACCATTGAAGATTTTCTAAAATTTCCAGCATTTATTGAGTGGGTCAATGATCCCACGATGGAATCCAATGAACAATGGGAAAAATGGTGCCAAAAATACCCGGATAAAGTTCATCTTCTCCAACATGCCAAAGACCTTTTGCACAGTATGCAGCTCGAAGAGACCAATTCCATGGAGCTCAGGGAACGAGATAAATTGCTTGATACCCTTTTGGTGGAGAATAGTGCTTATAAGAAAAAGAGGATCCGTGACCACAGAGACAGGCTTAGAAAGAATACTACTTACTGGATCCGAGGTGTCGCTGCTTCCCTACTGTTGATAGGGGTGTTGGTACTGGGCAAGGTACTGGTGTTGGATGAAAAGGGAATAGATCAGCAAAAGATCACCTGGACGGAAAAAGCAGTACCTCGGGGAATGAAGAAAATGATCTATCTGCCTGATGGTACCAAGGTTACGTTAAACTCCGGTTCTGTCCTGTCCTATGCATCCAATTTTGAAAATAACAGGTCTGTGAAGCTTAAAGGTCAGGCATTTTTTGAAGTACAGCGTGACAAAGACCACCCTTTTCGGATCAAGAGCGGGGAGATTACCACCACCGTATTGGGCACCTCATTCGATGTAAAAGCTTATGACGACGAACAGGAATTACATGTAGCGGTAATGTCCGGAAAAGTGGAAGTGGAAAGTGAAAGAGGCCTTGTCAGTTATTTGGAAAAAGGAGAAGTGTCCTATTACCGGCCTGATTTACCTGCAATGAGGAAGTCAGGGTTCGATTATGAGGAGTTGATCGGCTGGAAACATAAGATTATCAAATTTAACCAAGCATCCTATCAGCAGGTGTTCAGCACATTGTCCAAATGGTATGATGTTGATTTTAAGGTGGACCCAGCCTTAAAAATACATGGGAAATATACTGCCAAATTTCAAAACCAAAGTCTCCCTAATGTATTGATCGGTTTGGAGCATTCGTCCAATCTGGATTTTAGGATAAAGGGAAAGACGGTTTTGGTCAGTTCCAAATAG